A segment of the Candidatus Woesearchaeota archaeon genome:
GACAAGATTATTCTGATGAAGATATTTTTAAATTATCTCGAATGGGAATTACTGCAGACGAACATAGCAATTTAGACGATGAAATACACATCTCACTATATTTTAATTTCGGATTTAAAAAAGTTCCACAAATTGAGAAAATAATTAAAACACACGGATCTGAATTTGTTCCGTTAGTAAATAAAATTTATGCAAAAGAAAAACGAAGATCAAAACACAGAACGGATTGTGAAAAAAAACCCGATAAACGAACATTCATGCAACATATTTTAAGTAACACAACTCCTGAAACCGCAGTAACAACTCTGTCCCTCCTAGATACGCATTGGATAGATACAGGATTCTTACCATTCTATAATCAATGTCCAGCACCAATAATTGCACTTGAAATAATAGATCAATATTCAGAAGCAGGCCTAGGTTGTCAACCGAGTGTTGTTCAAAAACTTCATGATGAAGGCCTAACTGGAACCTTAGCAACAAAATATTTTAGGTTCGGAGTTCAAAAACCAAAACACATGAGAAAATTATATGCTCGAGGAATTGATGAAACCAGGTTAGACACACTCGAAGAATGGGCATTTATTGATCCCGAAAAAAAACCCGGATTTGGAAAAATATTAACTGCTAATGATACTTATGAAAAAAATAGAGCAATTCTTGAACCACAATCATAAACCAAATTCTTCTTTTTTTAATTCTTCTAAAATAAAATTTTCTTCTTCAATAGTCGCATCTAAAAAATCCAATTTTTCTTTAAATATTGAGACCTCTTTAAGATTTTTAAACAAACACTCCACAAAAAAATCATGATTTGCAGTCAAAGAACAAACTGAATTCACACAAGATTGCCTTAATAAAAAATCTTTTAAACTATTCTTATTTGAAGAATTTAACACAAATAATTGTTTTAGCCCAAAACCTACTTCTTTAAAATCCATTAACGAAACATGTTTTGAAATGATTTTATTTTCCAACTTTTGCAATGTCTCGCACAAAGTAGAGATTGGAATTCCCGTATTTTTACTAATTTTTGAGAGGCTAGATCGAGAATTATTTCTCAATTGACTTAAAAGAAGTCTTTCTTTTTTTGTAATCATATAAATAAAATAATAAAAATGAAATTTATAAGGGTTTAGCCAAAAAAGTTGTAAATTTTCTGGATAGTTCTAACTTAAGTACCCTTACCCACACACCCAACTAACTGATCAATAGTTTTAATTATTTCTGCTAATGTTTCAGGAGTTACTTGTTGAGGTGCATCACTCATTGCATTTTCAGGATTTAAATGAGTTTCAATCATCAAACCATCCGCCCCGGCCAAAATAGCCGCATAACTTAATGCAGGAACAATACTTCGATTACCTGACGCATGAGATGGATCAAAAATAATGGGAAGATGCGTTAGTTGTTTTAAAATTGGAATTGAATCAATATCCGAAGTATATCTTTTTAATCCATTGTCAATATTTTCATACGTCCTAATTCCCCTCAAACAAAGAATAATATCTAAACAACCTTGAGACGCAATATATTCTGCAGCACCTAAAAACTCCCAAATTGTTGCTGATTCCCCTCTTTTTAAAAGGATTGGCTTGCCATACTGTTGAGCAATAGAACTTGCTTTTTTAAGTAATTCGAAAGATTTGCCATTCCTAGTCCCAATATGAATAATAGAACATTTTTGAGCCACTAACTCCAAATAAGTTTCACCAACTGCTTCTGACTCAGTAGGCATATTAACTAACTCTCCTGCCTCTGCAAGATAATCTAATCCAACAGCACCAAGTCCTTGAAAAGAATATGGATGACTTCGCGGTTTAAAAGCGCCAGCCCTAAGAATGTGTGCACCCGCTTCTTTAACTGATTTTGCAGTATCAATTAATTGCTGTCTACCCTCAACAGCACAAGGTCCCGCAATTATTACAGGAGGATTTTTACCACCCAATTTAAAATTACCAAAATTGATAACAGTATCTTGCGCAGAGTATTTACGACTTACTAACCATGGACGCGAATAATAATCATTCATTTCTAATCACCAAATAAAATACTAATAAAATATAGATTTAAGTGTTATTATTAAAACCTCGAAAAGATTACGAAGATTCAAGGTTAAAATAAAATAAATCTATGAATTTGTCCACATTTATAACTTTTTGCGTACCAGTTTTAAAATCAAAAAGTTCTTTAAAAATAGCAAATATAAAAAATCTATTTTGAAAATTGTGAACTACATTATTTGAAAAATTTTTAGAAGATTTTAATTTTAAATAAGTACTCATTATATTCATCAAATCCATTGTCGCAACTAAAATAATTTCTTCATCATTAACTGAATACTTAGATTTATATAATTTAACAAAAGAATTCAAACCCTCTCTAACATTACGTTTTATATCTTCAGACACTCCAGAATAAAGAAAAAAAAAAGATGTTCTACTAATTAATCTAGCAATATCCAATGATTGTCTCCCCAGATGAAGATCTGGATCGATCAGTCCAACCTTATACTCATCTTCAGAACTAAAATTAGATGAGATGATAATATTTTCAGGCTTGTAATCCCCATAAATAATACAATCTCTTGGCAGATTATTAAATTTTAAAATAAACGGGCGCATCACTTCCACCATATTAGAATAAGCATCCAAAAAATAACTTATTTCATCAGGGGGAATTGAAAAAGATTGAATGCGCGCAATCAAATTAGATTTGTTAAAAAAATTTGATTTAAATTTTTCCAAGGTATCTGAACTTGAGGTATCAATTGAAAACGTTTTAGAAACATACCCTAAATAATTTTGAGATAAAGAATGAATACTTTGCAACGCATAAAATAAATTTTTAAAAACTTGCACCATATCAATTGAATCTACAAAAAATAAATCTTGCAAGTTAGTTCCACTTAACTTTGATGACAACAAAACCCCATTTTTATACAAGACATGCTCAGAAAAATATGCGGGAAGATTTTTTTGAAAAAATTTAAGAGCTTTAAACTCATGTAATAACCCAATTTTACCATTTTCCAAATATTGATTTTGTAATTCTAATAAGTTTTTTAATTCATCACAAGTTAAATTATTTAATAACGATGCTTGTGAAATACCCAAAAAACTATATTTTCCAAATAATTCTGTTTCATTAACAATTAATTCACAAACATAATTTGTTACACTGCCAATATTTCTTTTAACTTGCACACTACTTTTAGGGAAAAAAAAATTTGTTGCAATTTTTATTTTATTTTGGGCTTCTTCAAATAAAAAGTTAGACAAATTTTCTGTTTGTTTACTTGCATTCAAGCAACATCACCATAAACAGTTCTTAACTTAGCACAACTAATTTCAAATGCACTTTGTTCTTCTTGGCTTAAGTTAGGCAATACAACTTGGGAACTTGAATTACTAAAACTAATTGGCAACCCCACATAAATTCCCTCATGAAAAGTAGAAATTTGTTCAACCCCATCATAAATCCCCATCAATCTTTTGAGAGTTCTAAGAGTCACTCCTGCCGGCCCATACCTAGTTCTGCCTGCACCCTGGCAAATCACAGATGATCTTTTAGAAACTATTTTTTTTATTTTGAGTTTATCATAATTTTTATGACCTCCCTCAACCAATGTTGATGAAAAAAGCAAAACCATAGAATCCCCATGCTCTCCAATAACTTGACCACTTATTTGATCAATCGGCACACCATAAATTGAAGAAAGTACTGTTTGATATCTTTGAGTGTCAAGATTGGATCCAATTCCATAAATCTGATTAGAATTCAAACCTGAAGATTCAAAAAAATACCTGCACATCAAATCAACTGGATTTGTAACCATTAAAACAGTTCCAGAATATTTTTTAAAAACTTTAGCAATATTTTTTATCATATTTAAATTATATTTTAGACCTTGAATGCGAGAATCTTTTGATGATCCATTTTTAAAATCTGCGCGAACACAAATAACAGTAACATCAACATCCAATAATTCTTCTAACGAATTGCAGGCCACAATGTTTGTTGCAGGTTTCAGCGTAGAAGAAAAATCGTCCAAGTCAAGCGAATAACTTTTTACTGCATCATAATTACGAGAATAGATTTTGAGTTTGTCAACTAATTCTGAACCAATAATAACTGACGAAAGCGCAACACCAATATTCCCCAATCCAATTATTCCTACTGAATTCA
Coding sequences within it:
- the aroF gene encoding 3-deoxy-7-phosphoheptulonate synthase; protein product: MNDYYSRPWLVSRKYSAQDTVINFGNFKLGGKNPPVIIAGPCAVEGRQQLIDTAKSVKEAGAHILRAGAFKPRSHPYSFQGLGAVGLDYLAEAGELVNMPTESEAVGETYLELVAQKCSIIHIGTRNGKSFELLKKASSIAQQYGKPILLKRGESATIWEFLGAAEYIASQGCLDIILCLRGIRTYENIDNGLKRYTSDIDSIPILKQLTHLPIIFDPSHASGNRSIVPALSYAAILAGADGLMIETHLNPENAMSDAPQQVTPETLAEIIKTIDQLVGCVGKGT
- a CDS encoding Lrp/AsnC family transcriptional regulator; the protein is MITKKERLLLSQLRNNSRSSLSKISKNTGIPISTLCETLQKLENKIISKHVSLMDFKEVGFGLKQLFVLNSSNKNSLKDFLLRQSCVNSVCSLTANHDFFVECLFKNLKEVSIFKEKLDFLDATIEEENFILEELKKEEFGL